One window of the Micromonas commoda chromosome 11, complete sequence genome contains the following:
- a CDS encoding predicted protein: MSYASNRTPGVARAAVASTGARQRDVRASSVAPSSAAASGETSVRLSSSAAQPMVGLGTWQAPKGQVRDAVKAALEGGYVHLDCAAAYANEEEVGEALADAFARGVARRDDLFITSKLWNDRRRPADVRAGLLQTLKDLRLEYLDLYLIHWPVCWRRGTLLQDDADASILECWRELERCVDEGLIRSIGVSNFSEARLEELIRDARIKPAVNQIESHPLLPNTELVRWCQSNGVAVTAYSPLAQGGKVFADETVVSIAAKHGVTPAQVLLRWNVERGVVVIPKSVTPARIAQNADVFGFGLDADDMRRMESLDADATTTPSPWSDIGPAARRNKILRPLLSAVLRPFFWIVRVDVQRMGRKGFISWAWSRDENLD; this comes from the coding sequence ATGAGCTACGCCTCGAACCGCACGCCCGGTGTCGCCCGGGCGGCCGTGGCGAGCACCGGCGCTAGAcagcgcgacgtgcgcgcgagctccgtcgCCCCATCGTCCGCGGCAGCTTCCGGCGAGACCTCCGTGAggctctcgtcgtcggccgcgcAGCCGATGGTCGGGCTGGGCACGTGGCAGGCCCCCAAGGGCCAGGTGCGAGACGCGGTGAAGGCCGCCCTGGAGGGGGGATACGTCCATCTCGATTGCGCTGCGGCGTACgcgaacgaggaggaggtcggcgaggccctcgcggacgcgttcgcccgcggcgtggcgcgcaGGGACGACCTATTCATCACCTCCAAGCTGTGGAACGATCGGAggcgccccgccgacgtgcgcgcggggctgCTCCAGACGCTCAAGGACCTGCGGCTCGAGTACCTCGACCTCTACCTGATCCACTGGCCGGTGTGTTGGCGCAGGGGCACGCTGCTgcaggacgacgcggatgccAGCATCCTCGAGTGCTGGCGGGAGCTGGAGCGATGCGTGGACGAGGGGCTCATCAGATCCATCGGCGTTTCCAACTTCTCCGAGGCGAGGCTGGAGGAACtgatccgcgacgcgcgcataAAGCCCGCGGTGAACCAGATAGAGTCGCACCCCCTGCTCCCGAACACCGAGCTCGTGCGGTGGTGCCAGTccaacggcgtcgcggtcacCGCCTACTCGCCCCTCGCTCAGGGCGGTAAGGTGTTCGCGGACGAGACTGTCGTCTCAATCGCCGCCAAACACGGGGTGACCCCGGCGCAGGTGCTGCTCCGTTGGAACGTGGAACGCGGGGTGGTGGTCATACCCAAGTCcgtcacgcccgcgcgcatcgcgcagAACGCGGACGTCTTCGGGTTCGGGCTAGACGCCGATGACATGCGAAGGATGGAATcgctggacgccgacgcgaccaCCACGCCTAGCCCGTGGAGCGACAttggacccgcggcgagaagAAACAAAATCTTACGGCCGCTGCTCAGCGCGGTGCTCAGGCCGTTCTTTTGGATAGTCAGGGTGGACGTGCAGAGGATGGGTCGCAAGGGGTTCATCTCGTGGGCGTGGAGTCGCGACGAGAACCTCGACTGA
- the FOLR gene encoding predicted protein (Has characterisitics of folate receptor family): protein MNALRLTVLAATIAYASAQQGTCEVCHLHYYHKDVSHAEIWGSDVSICKEYEHEACCTKDTVKKIDVNSKLYGDYDLDACGLSSSCKKFFIEESCFYECDRNVGKWRKHVDCDDAGEDNGWEIKGMPVKASYWDAWYEACKDQYFAWGPGGSYWDIPKFTTDSYRGTGHRGQRTAYTSCSKFSDTYKNGTMVAEVMWGGAFTYEKDESKAYVMTFPDGTANPNNALFTDKEYPRECAGHEVNLTHPGVDIITGNRVSYSEVACPSDWHKAANSGISERSSRGTLICDSDLNTAKTELVSGTKCKASGTTCPATCKALLDEVEVECFGMEFTYTPVGGTETYGKWNTDKLAWYDIADAERVKANKTDACDAIIDQYILAATPSPAGIIRAPLMAIMGFVVAALLVIA from the exons GACGTTTCCCACGCCGAGATCTGGGGCTCCGATGTCTCCATTTGCAAGGAGTACGAACACGAGGCCTGCTGCACCAAGGATACCGTTAAGAA GATCGACGTCAACTCCAAGCTCTACGGTGATTACGATCTCGATGCTTGCGGCCTGAGTTCCAGCTGCAAGAAGTTCTTCATCGAGGAGTCCTGCTTCTACGAGTGCGACAGGAATGTCGGCAAGTGGCGCAAGCACGTCGACTGCGACGACGCTGGCGAGGACAACGGATGGGAGATCAAGGGCATGCCCGTCAAGGCGTCCTACTGGGACGCATGGTATGAGGCCTGCAAGGACCAATACTTCGCCTGGGGTCCCGGCGGCAGCTACTGGGACATCCCCAAGTTCACTACCGACTCCTACAGGGGCaccggccaccgcgggcagAGGACTGCGTACACCTCCTGCTCCAAGTTCAGCGACACCTACAAGAACGGCACGATGGTCGCCGAGGTCATGTGGGGCGGCGCCTTCACCTACGAGAAGGACGAGTCCAAGGCCTACGTCATGACCTTTCCAGACGGCACGGCGAACCCCAACAACGCCCTCTTCACCGATAAGGAATACCCGAGGGAGTGCGCCGGCCACGAGGTCAACCTCACtcaccccggcgtcgacatTATCACCGGCAACAGGGTATCGTACTCCGAGGTTGCCTGCCCGAGCGACTGGCACAAGGCTGCGAACTCCGGCATATCCGAAAGGAGCTCCCGCGGTACCCTCATCTGCGACTCGGATCTCAACACCGCCAAGACCGAACTCGTCTCTGGCACCAAGTGCAAGGCGTCCGGCACCACCTGCCCCGCCACGTGCAaggccctcctcgacgaggttGAGGTGGAGTGCTTCGGCATGGAGTTCACCTacacccccgtcggcggcacCGAGACGTACGGCAAGTGGAACACCGATAAGCTCGCCTGGTACGACATCGCGGATGCCGAACGCGTCAAGGCAAATAAGACGGACGCCTGCGATGCCATCATCGACCAGTACATCCTGGCGGCTACTCCATCCCCCGCGGGTATCATCCGCGCGCCTCTCATGGCCATCATgggcttcgtcgtcgccgcactCCTCGTGATTGCGTAA
- the DUS gene encoding dihydrouridine synthase: MSALTACALSPRASAAGHASSSSPPPRRDYAALFERGRNGGAPPLFLAPMEGLGDRRLRRALAFSTGGFDEACREFTRVPGVLSQGANPEKLLRGIALTGYDADELTDWERFAWHHDDVRGDAPPPTSRAPNLLAAQLMGSNEDLLERCARFLAHQGGAPRVDLNCGCPANVVTGKGAGSSLLRDPRDVEAMTRAVARGVAGTGCAVTVKLRSGFDDRGLLRENLLAAQAGGASFVTLHPRTRAQGYSGHAAWEDIGFAVDLLSVPVVGNGDVTSAALASKMLRDTGCAGVMIGRGAVQDPLVFRRCRAALSDENFRRGTSGDASVGYAWEMTAEEEADEIRGFLRRFADEVFGEAERQEAEGKRRRRRGRSPAEDSERFKVGKLKQVCKYLFAGNDALLPHVAGVLGTEVDLDAGIDAAKLLRDVEELVAERWRGEPREVLVDAFSLRTAYQGSADASKDAVRT; encoded by the coding sequence ATGTCGGCGTTGACGGCGTGCGCGttgtccccgcgcgcgagcgcggcggggcacgcgtcttcatcctcgccgccaccgcggagggactacgccgcgctcttcgagcgcggcaggaacggcggcgctcctccgctGTTCCTGGCACCAATGGAAGGTTTGGGCGATCGACGTCTCCGACGAGCGCTCGCGTTCAGCaccggcgggttcgacgagGCGTGTCGGGAGTTCACGCGCGTTCCCGGGGTGCTATCGCAGGGCGCCAACCCGGAGAAGCTGCTGCGGGGCATCGCGCTGACCGGctacgacgcggacgagctgACGGACTGGGAGAGGTTCGCGTGGCatcacgacgacgtccgcggcgacgcaccacCTCCGacgtctcgcgcgccgaacctcctcgccgcgcagctcatGGGCTCGAACGAGGACCTCCTCGAGCGATGCGCGCGGTTCCTCGCGCACCAGGGCGGCGCCCCGAGGGTCGACCTCAACTGCGGCTGCCCCGCCAACGTCGTCACGGGCAagggcgcggggtcgtcgctgctccgagacccgcgcgacgtcgaggcgatgacgcgcgcggtggcgcggggcgtcgccgggacgGGATGCGCCGTGACGGTCAAGCTCCGCAGCGGGTtcgacgaccgcgggctCCTGAGGGAGAACCTCCTGGCGGCGCAAGCGGGGGGCGCGTCCTTCGTCACGCTCCATccccggacgcgagcgcagGGATACTCGGGCCACGCGGCGTGGGAGGACATAGGTTTCGCGGTGGACCTGCTGTCCGTGCCGGTGGTGGGGAACGGGGAcgtgacgagcgccgcgttggcgtcaAAGATGCTGCGCGACACCGGGTGCGCCGGGGTGATGATAGGACGTGGCGCGGTGCAGGACCCGCTGGTGTTCCGAAGGTGTCGAGCGGCGCTGTCGGATGAAAACTTTCGCCGGGGTACTTCCGGAGACGCTTCGGTTGGATACGCGTGGGAGatgaccgcggaggaggaggcggatgAAATTCGGGGTTTCCTTCGAAggttcgccgacgaggtgtTCGGGGAGGCTGAGAGGCAGGAGGCTGAGGGcaaacgtcgtcgtcggcggggtcggTCGCCCGCAGAGGATTCCGAGAGGTTCAAGGTTGGCAAGCTGAAGCAGGTGTGCAAGTACCTCTTCGCCGGAAACGACGCGCTGCTCCCGCACGTCGCGGGGGTGCTCGGAACCGAGGTTGACCTGGACGCCGGGATCGACGCGGCCAAGCTGCTGCGAGACGTGGAGGAACTGGTGGCTGAGCGGTGGCGGGGCGAGCCCCGGgaggtcctcgtcgacgcgttcagcCTGAGGACGGCGTACCAGGgctcggcggacgcgagcaaGGACGCCGTTCGAACGTGA
- a CDS encoding set domain protein (Predicted SET domain containing protein. ChromDB ID: SDG20123), producing MATAVTASGGWSTPWRRYPHTSTRASISSRARVSRVDHGQPDPKGEALASWLRTHEGFDELGVRVRFVGEARGFAGVAVDGVKEGDLLVRVPRSAMLTAEDARSCPIVGDVASRVSDTAALALKLLAERDAADGSAWSAWIATLPTWEAVRETHPLAWSRERRERALRGSPTLTRLEAMVASSVEEYESIAAACANAGGTPAPRVEDVTWARAMISSRAFYLDDGDDDVEGEGWWHDDDDDTAGDDEWWPDPAESGDGLDDDPTQPNDDEFEAFGGVDAAPFDDGYRRHDPTGAFVALVPWADALNHSPDADERSLLSLTRDGGTGAVVAELRASAAYAPGDEVHDSYGVGVSRADSFLRYGFVDVSELKCEDSVDVSGEIFLRGLLGGDEPAEPLFARLDAVGLGPGETCVTVTAHGVGESALAWCEMAASAASGEDFDGDFDGDFEDECVAALSRVCEAMAAAYPEQHAAAVGSERGEERACGEDAAALKG from the exons atggcgacggcggtgacggcgtcgggcggatGGTCGACCCCCTGGCGACGATACCCGCACACCTCGACGCGTGCCTCCATCTcttctcgcgcgcgtgtctcGCGCGTGGACCACGGCCAGCCGGATCCGAAGGGGGAGGCGCTGGCGTCGTGGCTGAGGACCCATGAAGGGTTCGACGAGCTAGGGGTCCGAGTTCGTTTCGttggggaggcgcggggatTCGCCGGGGTCGcggtcgacggcgtgaaGGAGGGCGACTTGCTGGTCCGCGTACCACGCTCCGCCatgctcaccgcggaggacgcgcgctcgtgccccatcgtcggtgacgtcgcgTCACGAGTCTCCGACACGGCCGCTTTGGCGTTGAAACTCCTGGccgagagggacgcggcggatggaAGCGCGTGGAGCGCCTGGATCGCGACGCTTCCCACCTGGGAGGCGGTCCGTGAGACGCACCCACTCGCGTGGTCCAGGGAgagacgcgaacgcgcgctgcgGGGCTCGCCGACGCTGACGCGCCTCGAAGCGATggtcgcgtcgagcgtcgAAGAATACGaatcgatcgccgccgcgtgcgcgaacgcggggggaacgccggcgcctcgcgtcgaggacgtgacgtgggcgcgcgcgatgataTCGAGTCGCGCTTTCTatctcgacgacggcgacgacgacgtcgaaggcGAAGGGTGGtggcacgacgacgacgacgacacagctggcgacgatgaGTGGTGGCCCGATCCGGCGGAATctggcgacgggctcgacgacgacccaACCCAACCtaacgacgacgagttcgaaGCGTtcggcggggtcgacgccgcgcccttcgacGACGGCTATCGCCGCCACGATCCAaccggcgcgttcgtggcGCTCGTGCCGTGGGCGGACGCGCTGAACCACTCCCCGGACGCGGATGAGCGTTCGTTGCTCTCGTTGACGAGGGacggcgggacgggcgcggtcgtcgccgagctgcgagcctccgccgcgtacgcgccgGGGGACGAGGTGCACGACAGCTACGGCGTCGGCGTATCCCGCGCGGACAGCTTTTTGCGGTACGGGTTCGTGGACGTGTCCGAATTAAAGTGCGAGGATAGCGTCGACGTGTCGGGCGAGATTTTTCTTCGCGGGTtgctgggcggcgacgagccggcGGAGCCGTTGTTTGCGCGGCTGGACGCCGTGGGTTTGGGTCCCGGCGAGACGTGCGTCACGGTCACCGCGCACGGCGTGGGGGAGTCAGCGCTGGCGTGGTgcgagatggcggcgagcgctgcgagcggcgaggactTTGACGGGGACTTTGACGGGGACTTTGAGGATgagtgcgtcgcggcgctctcgcggGTTtgcgaggcgatggcggcggcgtatcCCGAACaacacgcggcggcggtcgggtccGAGAGGGGAGAGGAGCGGGCGTGCGGGGAAGACGCCGCAGCGCTG AAAGGGTAG